The Quercus robur chromosome 7, dhQueRobu3.1, whole genome shotgun sequence genome has a segment encoding these proteins:
- the LOC126693142 gene encoding F-box protein SKIP24 isoform X3, producing the protein MSISNSFLPDELWRRILEIGIKTSGFRYKDLCSISISCRRLHRLSNENSLWSHLLSSDFPSSSSSSSSSSSSSSSTTKSSTKTLYRERFERDREKKLAVNRRIVLRKESQIVEHSRKIREIETRLADENHKLKTTVSELSHLRLLRQASVALNVWQPEVIRGRQKEIVGQCVVPVESRIHALEMELRLCKQQILGFEKAHKDEKRRLDTAKEELVSMKYHPLRDYTMEMNGGDKECNIKRKKLKRCHKGDG; encoded by the exons ATGTCAATCTCAAACTCGTTCCTACCAGATGAACTGTGGAGACGAATCCTAGAAATCGGTATCAAAACCAGCGGTTTTAGGTACAAGGACCTCTGCTCTATCTCCATTTCTTGTAGACGCCTCCACCGACTCTCCAATGAAAACTCGCTCTGGTCTCACCTTCTCTCCTCTGACTTTCCgtcctcttcatcatcatcatcatcatcatcatcatcatcatcatcgacGACCAAGTCTAGCACCAAAACCCTTTACAGAGAAAG gtttgagagagatagagagaagaaGTTAGCGGTGAATAGGAGGATTGTGCTTAGAAAGGAGAGTCAAATTGTGGAGCATTCTAGAAAGATTCGAGAGATCGAGACTCGGTTGGCAGATGAGAACCATAAATTGAAGACAACTGTTTCTGAATTATCACATTTACGACTCCTCAG ACAAGCTTCGGTGGCTTTGAATGTGTGGCAGCCAGAGGTAATCCGAGGTAGACAAAAAGAAATAGTTGGGCAATGTGTTGTGCCTGTGGAATCTCGGATTCATGCCCTTGAGATGGAACTTAGGCTTTGCAAGCAACAGATTTTGGGGTTTGAAAAAGCTCAT AAAGATGAAAAACGAAGGCTTGATACAGCAAAAGAAGAACTGGTTTCAATGAAGTATCACCCTCTACGAGATTATACCATGGAAATGAATGGTGGGGACAAAGAATGTAACATCAAGAGAAAGAAGTTGAAAAGATGCCACAAAG
- the LOC126693142 gene encoding F-box protein SKIP24 isoform X2, protein MSISNSFLPDELWRRILEIGIKTSGFRYKDLCSISISCRRLHRLSNENSLWSHLLSSDFPSSSSSSSSSSSSSSSTTKSSTKTLYRERFERDREKKLAVNRRIVLRKESQIVEHSRKIREIETRLADENHKLKTTVSELSHLRLLRQASVALNVWQPEVIRGRQKEIVGQCVVPVESRIHALEMELRLCKQQILGFEKAHKDEKRRLDTAKEELVSMKYHPLRDYTMEMNGGDKECNIKRKKLKRCHKGGKHILMCPTCLSR, encoded by the exons ATGTCAATCTCAAACTCGTTCCTACCAGATGAACTGTGGAGACGAATCCTAGAAATCGGTATCAAAACCAGCGGTTTTAGGTACAAGGACCTCTGCTCTATCTCCATTTCTTGTAGACGCCTCCACCGACTCTCCAATGAAAACTCGCTCTGGTCTCACCTTCTCTCCTCTGACTTTCCgtcctcttcatcatcatcatcatcatcatcatcatcatcatcatcgacGACCAAGTCTAGCACCAAAACCCTTTACAGAGAAAG gtttgagagagatagagagaagaaGTTAGCGGTGAATAGGAGGATTGTGCTTAGAAAGGAGAGTCAAATTGTGGAGCATTCTAGAAAGATTCGAGAGATCGAGACTCGGTTGGCAGATGAGAACCATAAATTGAAGACAACTGTTTCTGAATTATCACATTTACGACTCCTCAG ACAAGCTTCGGTGGCTTTGAATGTGTGGCAGCCAGAGGTAATCCGAGGTAGACAAAAAGAAATAGTTGGGCAATGTGTTGTGCCTGTGGAATCTCGGATTCATGCCCTTGAGATGGAACTTAGGCTTTGCAAGCAACAGATTTTGGGGTTTGAAAAAGCTCAT AAAGATGAAAAACGAAGGCTTGATACAGCAAAAGAAGAACTGGTTTCAATGAAGTATCACCCTCTACGAGATTATACCATGGAAATGAATGGTGGGGACAAAGAATGTAACATCAAGAGAAAGAAGTTGAAAAGATGCCACAAAG